One window of the Triticum dicoccoides isolate Atlit2015 ecotype Zavitan chromosome 3B, WEW_v2.0, whole genome shotgun sequence genome contains the following:
- the LOC119277554 gene encoding ankyrin repeat-containing protein At5g02620-like isoform X2, whose protein sequence is MASWSSGDDTKENAVQVSVDAKLTVAAGRGNCQQLKDLLSTEDSKTMLVVMAPSIQASTVKPLPEVMNPLLLSSACSGAWQDLEFLLNRGHGQPHPSMNSSTKFHDLLTAYGSDSCGNKGGTALHVVATYGESDGFLRSADIIHSKARHLLFARNKNGDTPLHCAARAGMSRMVCHLITLARDENTGLNRVKELLEIENSHKETALHQAVRIGNNDIVKLEENSELASFPKDGTSPLYLAILLEEDIIVETLYNASHMKLSYSGKNGQNALHAAVLRGTELTKKLLEWNSDLTTQRDENGSTPLHFAAALAQQSQRGSICWQVLEANSAALYQSDCNGLFPIHVAASVGESGTITMFLNKSPSSAGLQDSMGRTFLHVAAEKRKVRIVSSACRNRPLLWILNIQDNDGNTALHLAIQARSLRMFCALLGNRHTHLNLSNNIGQTPLDISPYGVPPGFFDDQISEAKIHFALTVVNARSGGSRRDHFEENYTRQLKYDETEQLEKAKEPTQTLCIGVALIATATFSVTFALPGGYKADEHVNGGTPTLAGTYAFDAFIIASTFSFVLSAMAMVGLMYSGYSILNPQTRRIYLMTALYFGSTSGTCFITTFALGLYMVLARVAHKSAVAICVISPLLVICKQMDFWLKWALLAQPLYTRIGLARTLVMVTTRILFSLLMEFWPIIFIFVWAIYTSNQF, encoded by the exons ATGGCATCGTGGAGCAGCGGCGATGACACGAAAGAAAATGCCGTGCAAGTGTCGGTGGATGCCAAACTGACGGTGGCCGCAGGCCGTGGCAACTGTCAGCAGTTGAAGGATCTGCTGAGCACGGAGGATTCAAAGACAATGCTGGTTGTGATGGCCCCAAGCATCCAGGCTTCCACAGTGAAGCCTCTCCCAGAGGTCATGAACCCCCTTCTTCTATCATCAGCTTGCTCTGGCGCCTGGCAAGACTTGGAGTTTCTTCTCAACAGGGGACACGGTCAGCCGCATCCTTCCATGAATTCTAGCACAAAATTTCATGACCTGCTCACGGCATACGGCTCCGACAGCTGCGGCAACAAAG GGGGCACTGCACttcatgtggtggccacatatggtgAGAGTGACGGATTCTTGAGGAGTGCTGACATCATCCATAGTAAGGCAAGGCATCTCCTGTTTGCGCGTAACAAGAACGGTGACACGCCCTTGCACTGCGCTGCACGGGCTGGGATGTCCCGAATGGTCTGTCATCTCATCACTTTGGCGAGAGACGAGAATACAGGTCTTAACAGAGTGAAGGAACTCCTAGAGATTGAAAACAGCCATAAGGAGACAGCATTGCATCAAGCAGTCCGTATCGGAAATAATGATATAGTCAAGCTGGAGGAAAACTCGGAGCTGGCCAGTTTCCCGAAAGACGGCACTTCACCTCTGTACCTGGCCATCTTGTTGGAAGAGGACATCATTGTTGAGACACTTTATAATGCGAGTCACATGAAACTTTCCTACTCTGGAAAAAATGGACAGAATGCATTGCATGCGGCGGTTCTCCGAGGCACAG AGCTTACAAAAAAGCTCTTGGAATGGAACAGTGATCTCACTACACAAAGGGATGAAAACGGGAGTACGCCTCTCCATTTTGCTGCAGCTCTGGCACAGCAAAGTCAGCGAGGAAGTATATGTTGGCAAGTATTGGAAGCGAACTCAGCTGCATTGTATCAGTCAGATTGCAACGGATTATTTCCAATACACGTTGCTGCCTCTGTTGGTGAAAGTGGGACAATAACTATGTTTCTTAACAAGTCTCCAAGCAGTGCCGGTTTGCAGGACAGTATGGGAAGGACATTCCTTCATGTAGCTGCTGAGAAAAGGAAAGTTAGAATAGTCAGTTCTGCTTGCAGAAATCGACCACTCTTATGGATTCTTAATATCCAAGACAATGATGGGAACACTGCACTACACCTAGCTATCCAGGCACGGAGTCTTCGAATGTTTTGTGCTTTGTTAGGGAATCGACACACACATTTGAATTTATCAAATAATATTGGGCAAACTCCTCTAGATATATCCCCATATGGGGTTCCCCCAGGATTTTTTGATGATCAG ATCAGTGAAGCAAAGATACACTTTGCACTGACAGTTGTTAATGCTAGGAGTGGTGGCAGTCGTCGTGATCACTTTGAAGAAAACTACACTCGTCAGTTAAAATATGATGAAACGGAACAATTAGAAAAGGCAAAAGAACCAACACAAACACTATGTATTGGTGTGGCTCTAATCGCAACTGCGACATTTAGTGTTACTTTTGCCCTTCCTGGAGGTTACAAAGCTGATGAACATGTTAATGGAGGCACACCAACACTTGCTGGGACGTATGCATTTGATGCATTCATAATAGCCAGCACATTCTCCTTCGTCTTGTCTGCGATGGCTATGGTAGGCCTCATGTATTCTGGATACTCTATTTTAAACCCACAGACTCGTAGAATTTACTTAATGACGGCCTTGTATTTTGGGTCAACATCGGGCACATGCTTCATAACAACTTTTGCACTAGGTTTGTACATGGTGCTAGCACGAGTTGCTCACAAGTCTGCAGTTGCTATCTGCGTCATTAGCCCCCTTCTTGTTATATGCAAACAAATGGACTTTTGGTTAAAGTGGGCTCTTCTGGCACAACCATTATATACTCGAATTGGGCTAGCTCGTACACTGGTAATGGTAACAACGAGAATCCTTTTCAGCCTGTTGATGGAATTTTGGCCCATAATATTCATTTTTGTTTGGGCCATATATACAAGCAACCAGTTTTAG
- the LOC119277554 gene encoding serine/threonine-protein phosphatase 6 regulatory ankyrin repeat subunit A-like isoform X3 gives MASWSSGDDTKENAVQVSVDAKLTVAAGRGNCQQLKDLLSTEDSKTMLVVMAPSIQASTVKPLPEVMNPLLLSSACSGAWQDLEFLLNRGHGQPHPSMNSSTKFHDLLTAYGSDSCGNKGTSMQKASDDVEALPNLPSLSAVSLLDGVTIEGGTALHVVATYGESDGFLRSADIIHSKARHLLFARNKNGDTPLHCAARAGMSRMVCHLITLARDENTGLNRVKELLEIENSHKETALHQAVRIGNNDIVKLEENSELASFPKDGTSPLYLAILLEEDIIVETLYNASHMKLSYSGKNGQNALHAAVLRGTELTKKLLEWNSDLTTQRDENGSTPLHFAAALAQQSQRGSICWQVLEANSAALYQSDCNGLFPIHVAASVGESGTITMFLNKSPSSAGLQDSMGRTFLHVAAEKRKVRIVSSACRNRPLLWILNIQDNDGNTALHLAIQARSLRMFCALLGNRHTHLNLSNNIGQTPLDISPYGVPPGFFDDQISEAKIHFALTVVNARSGGSRRDHFEENYTRQLKYDETEQLEKAKEPTQTLCIGVALIATATFSVTFALPGGYKADEHVNGGTPTLAGTYAFDAFIIASTFSFVLSAMAMVCTWC, from the exons ATGGCATCGTGGAGCAGCGGCGATGACACGAAAGAAAATGCCGTGCAAGTGTCGGTGGATGCCAAACTGACGGTGGCCGCAGGCCGTGGCAACTGTCAGCAGTTGAAGGATCTGCTGAGCACGGAGGATTCAAAGACAATGCTGGTTGTGATGGCCCCAAGCATCCAGGCTTCCACAGTGAAGCCTCTCCCAGAGGTCATGAACCCCCTTCTTCTATCATCAGCTTGCTCTGGCGCCTGGCAAGACTTGGAGTTTCTTCTCAACAGGGGACACGGTCAGCCGCATCCTTCCATGAATTCTAGCACAAAATTTCATGACCTGCTCACGGCATACGGCTCCGACAGCTGCGGCAACAAAGGTACGTCGATGCAGAAAGCTTCTGATGATGTTGAAGCACTTCCGAACCTGCCTTCACTTTCTGCTGTGTCACTTCTGGACGGGGTCACCATTGAAGGGGGCACTGCACttcatgtggtggccacatatggtgAGAGTGACGGATTCTTGAGGAGTGCTGACATCATCCATAGTAAGGCAAGGCATCTCCTGTTTGCGCGTAACAAGAACGGTGACACGCCCTTGCACTGCGCTGCACGGGCTGGGATGTCCCGAATGGTCTGTCATCTCATCACTTTGGCGAGAGACGAGAATACAGGTCTTAACAGAGTGAAGGAACTCCTAGAGATTGAAAACAGCCATAAGGAGACAGCATTGCATCAAGCAGTCCGTATCGGAAATAATGATATAGTCAAGCTGGAGGAAAACTCGGAGCTGGCCAGTTTCCCGAAAGACGGCACTTCACCTCTGTACCTGGCCATCTTGTTGGAAGAGGACATCATTGTTGAGACACTTTATAATGCGAGTCACATGAAACTTTCCTACTCTGGAAAAAATGGACAGAATGCATTGCATGCGGCGGTTCTCCGAGGCACAG AGCTTACAAAAAAGCTCTTGGAATGGAACAGTGATCTCACTACACAAAGGGATGAAAACGGGAGTACGCCTCTCCATTTTGCTGCAGCTCTGGCACAGCAAAGTCAGCGAGGAAGTATATGTTGGCAAGTATTGGAAGCGAACTCAGCTGCATTGTATCAGTCAGATTGCAACGGATTATTTCCAATACACGTTGCTGCCTCTGTTGGTGAAAGTGGGACAATAACTATGTTTCTTAACAAGTCTCCAAGCAGTGCCGGTTTGCAGGACAGTATGGGAAGGACATTCCTTCATGTAGCTGCTGAGAAAAGGAAAGTTAGAATAGTCAGTTCTGCTTGCAGAAATCGACCACTCTTATGGATTCTTAATATCCAAGACAATGATGGGAACACTGCACTACACCTAGCTATCCAGGCACGGAGTCTTCGAATGTTTTGTGCTTTGTTAGGGAATCGACACACACATTTGAATTTATCAAATAATATTGGGCAAACTCCTCTAGATATATCCCCATATGGGGTTCCCCCAGGATTTTTTGATGATCAG ATCAGTGAAGCAAAGATACACTTTGCACTGACAGTTGTTAATGCTAGGAGTGGTGGCAGTCGTCGTGATCACTTTGAAGAAAACTACACTCGTCAGTTAAAATATGATGAAACGGAACAATTAGAAAAGGCAAAAGAACCAACACAAACACTATGTATTGGTGTGGCTCTAATCGCAACTGCGACATTTAGTGTTACTTTTGCCCTTCCTGGAGGTTACAAAGCTGATGAACATGTTAATGGAGGCACACCAACACTTGCTGGGACGTATGCATTTGATGCATTCATAATAGCCAGCACATTCTCCTTCGTCTTGTCTGCGATGGCTATG GTTTGTACATGGTGCTAG
- the LOC119277554 gene encoding ankyrin-1-like isoform X1, with amino-acid sequence MASWSSGDDTKENAVQVSVDAKLTVAAGRGNCQQLKDLLSTEDSKTMLVVMAPSIQASTVKPLPEVMNPLLLSSACSGAWQDLEFLLNRGHGQPHPSMNSSTKFHDLLTAYGSDSCGNKGTSMQKASDDVEALPNLPSLSAVSLLDGVTIEGGTALHVVATYGESDGFLRSADIIHSKARHLLFARNKNGDTPLHCAARAGMSRMVCHLITLARDENTGLNRVKELLEIENSHKETALHQAVRIGNNDIVKLEENSELASFPKDGTSPLYLAILLEEDIIVETLYNASHMKLSYSGKNGQNALHAAVLRGTELTKKLLEWNSDLTTQRDENGSTPLHFAAALAQQSQRGSICWQVLEANSAALYQSDCNGLFPIHVAASVGESGTITMFLNKSPSSAGLQDSMGRTFLHVAAEKRKVRIVSSACRNRPLLWILNIQDNDGNTALHLAIQARSLRMFCALLGNRHTHLNLSNNIGQTPLDISPYGVPPGFFDDQISEAKIHFALTVVNARSGGSRRDHFEENYTRQLKYDETEQLEKAKEPTQTLCIGVALIATATFSVTFALPGGYKADEHVNGGTPTLAGTYAFDAFIIASTFSFVLSAMAMVGLMYSGYSILNPQTRRIYLMTALYFGSTSGTCFITTFALGLYMVLARVAHKSAVAICVISPLLVICKQMDFWLKWALLAQPLYTRIGLARTLVMVTTRILFSLLMEFWPIIFIFVWAIYTSNQF; translated from the exons ATGGCATCGTGGAGCAGCGGCGATGACACGAAAGAAAATGCCGTGCAAGTGTCGGTGGATGCCAAACTGACGGTGGCCGCAGGCCGTGGCAACTGTCAGCAGTTGAAGGATCTGCTGAGCACGGAGGATTCAAAGACAATGCTGGTTGTGATGGCCCCAAGCATCCAGGCTTCCACAGTGAAGCCTCTCCCAGAGGTCATGAACCCCCTTCTTCTATCATCAGCTTGCTCTGGCGCCTGGCAAGACTTGGAGTTTCTTCTCAACAGGGGACACGGTCAGCCGCATCCTTCCATGAATTCTAGCACAAAATTTCATGACCTGCTCACGGCATACGGCTCCGACAGCTGCGGCAACAAAGGTACGTCGATGCAGAAAGCTTCTGATGATGTTGAAGCACTTCCGAACCTGCCTTCACTTTCTGCTGTGTCACTTCTGGACGGGGTCACCATTGAAGGGGGCACTGCACttcatgtggtggccacatatggtgAGAGTGACGGATTCTTGAGGAGTGCTGACATCATCCATAGTAAGGCAAGGCATCTCCTGTTTGCGCGTAACAAGAACGGTGACACGCCCTTGCACTGCGCTGCACGGGCTGGGATGTCCCGAATGGTCTGTCATCTCATCACTTTGGCGAGAGACGAGAATACAGGTCTTAACAGAGTGAAGGAACTCCTAGAGATTGAAAACAGCCATAAGGAGACAGCATTGCATCAAGCAGTCCGTATCGGAAATAATGATATAGTCAAGCTGGAGGAAAACTCGGAGCTGGCCAGTTTCCCGAAAGACGGCACTTCACCTCTGTACCTGGCCATCTTGTTGGAAGAGGACATCATTGTTGAGACACTTTATAATGCGAGTCACATGAAACTTTCCTACTCTGGAAAAAATGGACAGAATGCATTGCATGCGGCGGTTCTCCGAGGCACAG AGCTTACAAAAAAGCTCTTGGAATGGAACAGTGATCTCACTACACAAAGGGATGAAAACGGGAGTACGCCTCTCCATTTTGCTGCAGCTCTGGCACAGCAAAGTCAGCGAGGAAGTATATGTTGGCAAGTATTGGAAGCGAACTCAGCTGCATTGTATCAGTCAGATTGCAACGGATTATTTCCAATACACGTTGCTGCCTCTGTTGGTGAAAGTGGGACAATAACTATGTTTCTTAACAAGTCTCCAAGCAGTGCCGGTTTGCAGGACAGTATGGGAAGGACATTCCTTCATGTAGCTGCTGAGAAAAGGAAAGTTAGAATAGTCAGTTCTGCTTGCAGAAATCGACCACTCTTATGGATTCTTAATATCCAAGACAATGATGGGAACACTGCACTACACCTAGCTATCCAGGCACGGAGTCTTCGAATGTTTTGTGCTTTGTTAGGGAATCGACACACACATTTGAATTTATCAAATAATATTGGGCAAACTCCTCTAGATATATCCCCATATGGGGTTCCCCCAGGATTTTTTGATGATCAG ATCAGTGAAGCAAAGATACACTTTGCACTGACAGTTGTTAATGCTAGGAGTGGTGGCAGTCGTCGTGATCACTTTGAAGAAAACTACACTCGTCAGTTAAAATATGATGAAACGGAACAATTAGAAAAGGCAAAAGAACCAACACAAACACTATGTATTGGTGTGGCTCTAATCGCAACTGCGACATTTAGTGTTACTTTTGCCCTTCCTGGAGGTTACAAAGCTGATGAACATGTTAATGGAGGCACACCAACACTTGCTGGGACGTATGCATTTGATGCATTCATAATAGCCAGCACATTCTCCTTCGTCTTGTCTGCGATGGCTATGGTAGGCCTCATGTATTCTGGATACTCTATTTTAAACCCACAGACTCGTAGAATTTACTTAATGACGGCCTTGTATTTTGGGTCAACATCGGGCACATGCTTCATAACAACTTTTGCACTAGGTTTGTACATGGTGCTAGCACGAGTTGCTCACAAGTCTGCAGTTGCTATCTGCGTCATTAGCCCCCTTCTTGTTATATGCAAACAAATGGACTTTTGGTTAAAGTGGGCTCTTCTGGCACAACCATTATATACTCGAATTGGGCTAGCTCGTACACTGGTAATGGTAACAACGAGAATCCTTTTCAGCCTGTTGATGGAATTTTGGCCCATAATATTCATTTTTGTTTGGGCCATATATACAAGCAACCAGTTTTAG